The DNA sequence ACATTTTGCTCTACGCCCTTACTTGAGCCTTTGTAATATGTCTGCTAAAGCAATCTAAAAGGCCGTCATGCTGAGCGCAGCCGAAGCATCTCTAATGCGTCACTAACCATGTTTACTACCATGATAGAGATGCTTCGGCTGCGCTCAGCATGACGGCCCAATCAAATTAAAGTTAGAAGCCAACCAAAACATGACCGAACAAGACGTTAATGCCCTCCTCGCCAAGCTGCCGGTGCTGAAAGCCGAGATTGGCAAAGTCATCGTGGGGCAGTCGGCAGTGCTCGATGAGGTGCTGGTGGCGCTGCTGGCCGGCGGCCACGCCTTGCTGGAGGGCGTGCCCGGCCTGGCCAAAACCCTGCTGGTGCGCACGCTGGCGTCGGCCACCGATTTGCCGTTTCGCCGCATCCAATTCACGCCCGATTTGATGCCCACCGACATCCTCGGCACCGAGGTTTTAGAGGAGGACCACGGCACCGGGCACCGCTCGTTCAAGTTCAACCCGGGGCCCATTTTCGCCAGCCTCGTGCTGGCCGACGAAATCAACCGCACGCCGCCCAAAACCCAGGCCGCCCTGCTGGAGGCCATGCAAGAAGGCCACGTGACCTACGCCGGCCAGGAGCACGCGCTGCCCAAGCCGTTCTTCCTGCTGGCCACCCAAAACCCCATCGAGCAGAGCGGCACCTACCCGCTGCCCGAGGCCCAGCTCGACCGCTTTTTGCTGTATGTGCGCATCGGCTACCCCACCGAGCAGGAGGAAATGGCCGTGCTGAGCGGCACCACCGGCACCGCCGGGGCCCTGGTGCGCCCGGTGCTGGGGGGCGACGACGTGCGCCAGCTCCAGCAGCTGGTGCGCCAGGTGGGCCTCAGCCCCGAGCTGCTCAGCTTCGTAAACCGGCTGGTGCGTGCCACCCGCCCGGCCACGTCGGAGGTAAAGTTTATCCAGGACTACGGCCGCTGGGGCGCGGGGCCCCGGGCGGGCCAGGCGCTCATCCTCTGCGCCAAAGCGCGGGCGCTGCTGCAAGGCCGCTTCGCCGCCACCCTGGACGATATTAGGGCCCTGGCCCCGCCCGTGCTGCGCCACCGGATCCTACTGAACTTCAACGCCGAAGCCGAAAACCTGACGCCCGACGACGCCGTGGCCGCGCTACTACAAGCGGTGCAGGTGTAGCACGCTGTAGCGCGGACTTTATAGTCCGCGGCTCTCGCTTCGTCCTGCCGATTACCGTTCAGCGACCGTTCAAAGCCGCGGACTACAAAGTCCGCGCTACAACCAAACCCATGCTCAGCCCCGAACTCCTGCACGCTCTGCGCAACCTGCCGCTGGCCGCCAAACGGGCGGCCGAGGGCTTCTTGGCGGGGGCCCACGCCAGCCGGCGGCACGGCGTGGGCATGGAGTTCAGCCAGTACCGGCCCTACCAGCCGGGCGACGACCTGCGCCGGCTCGACTGGCGCCTGGCGGCCCGCTCCGACCGCTACTACCTGCGCGAATCGGAGGTGGATACGAGCCTGACTGTGCACCTGCTGCTGGACGCCAGCGCCAGCATGAACCACCGCGACACCAACGGCCTCACCAAG is a window from the Hymenobacter nivis genome containing:
- a CDS encoding AAA family ATPase translates to MTEQDVNALLAKLPVLKAEIGKVIVGQSAVLDEVLVALLAGGHALLEGVPGLAKTLLVRTLASATDLPFRRIQFTPDLMPTDILGTEVLEEDHGTGHRSFKFNPGPIFASLVLADEINRTPPKTQAALLEAMQEGHVTYAGQEHALPKPFFLLATQNPIEQSGTYPLPEAQLDRFLLYVRIGYPTEQEEMAVLSGTTGTAGALVRPVLGGDDVRQLQQLVRQVGLSPELLSFVNRLVRATRPATSEVKFIQDYGRWGAGPRAGQALILCAKARALLQGRFAATLDDIRALAPPVLRHRILLNFNAEAENLTPDDAVAALLQAVQV